Below is a window of Tolypothrix bouteillei VB521301 DNA.
GTAAAAGCTGCCCATATAAATTTTTAAAAGCTAAGTGGCTAACAAAGTTTTAACAAATATGTTTACCAACTGCCACCTCCACCTCCGCCATCACTCATTCCACCACCAAAATCGCTACCGCTACTGTAGCTTCCGCCAGAGTCACTACCCCAACTGCTGCTAGATTCACTACTCCAACTGCTGCTAGATTCACTACTACTGTAGCTATCTCCAAAGTCAGTACTCCAGCTTTCCTCAGAATCAGCAACAGAAACATCTGATTCTACTGCCGAACGAGATGATTTTGCTCTAGAACCTGTACTGCTTGTGTAAGTACGAATGTGTATTGTTGTTTCAGTCAGTTCTGGGTAGCAGGTAGCACAGTACCAACCAATTCGTTCTGTTTTATGAGATTGGGATGTTGCAGGGCTACCGCTTTTCGATCGCACTAAATCTCCCAGTATCAGATAAGGTCTTAGTTGTTTACCTCTAATTGCGGTCATTGGATTGCGACAGTTAGCACAGTGAACGGGACAATGTTTTTGTTCTGCAACACCATGCGATCGCCCTTGAGGCAAAATAAGAAGCGCATTCTTAGGAAGTTCCAGTGGCGGAATAGTTTCCTGGATATCGTTAGTGTATCCGCAACAATGGCACTCTTGTCTGACTCCACATTTACCTGCTTGCGTCCAAGTAGGCTCTTGTAGAACCTTTGAAGAACTTCGGACAACTGTTAACTCTTGGCAATTTGAGCAATTATCAAAAGAATTTTTGAAGGCAAAAGATGAATGTTGGTCTTGAATGTATGACTGTAAGTAAATTCCAGGTGGTGATAAGTGAGGTTGACATTTCGAGCACAACCAACCTTCAAAAGTGACACTACCTAGTTTTGCCGCTACCTGTTCTGCAGGTGTGAGGTACGTTGACAGCTTGTTCTTTGGAATAGGTTTCATGAGTTTGTGACAGCGATCGCACTGATATGTGGGACGAAAACTAAATCTTTTCCCTAACTGTTGAATTATCGGTATTATTCCCCAGAAAGCACGAGCATTTTGCACGGCAAACAGTTGCAAGGCAAACGGCACAGATGCTGTAGGTAATAAAGATGCGTTTTCCAAACTTGCATCGATTGCTCCTAGGGAGAAAAACATAACAATTGCTAACACCGTCATCCCTGTTAGAACCCAAAGGGACGAGCCAATCTCTTTTCGATCTCTAAAGATATTTATGCAGATAGCACCTGAAATTGAAGCTAAAGCCATCGCCCCACAAACTAATGGGAAGGGAAAGAATACAACAGCAGTCACTATAGTGAAAAAAAGACTAAATATTTTGGCTTGCCTGTATGGTAAAAAGTACAACAGACAAAGCCAAATGGCTTCCCCAAGTACAATTGCAGAATCCAGCCTACCTGCTTGATGTTCCTTTACAATCTGCCATCCCAAGCTATAAAATAGAGCAAATATTAAATTAACAAAGCTAATCACTAACAACCATTGACCTAGAGATGGCACCTCTGATGGCTGTGATAGAGACTGTGACTGACTGTGTTCGATGGCGCTAAAGCGCGATCGCCCGTCTGGTGGTTTAACTCCTAGAATTCGAGGATGACGGCTAAGTAGGAACAATCTACCCCCAAACCCAATAAATCCAACCCAACCCAAGCTCCCGACAATCCAAATATATCCAGGAACAGCAGGTAAATTGTTTTGATGTGAGTTAGATTGGGGGTGCGATAGATTTGTATGGGATATTTCTGCTAGTGTTGTGACAAGATTTTCTGTTCCCTTTAAAATCCCGGCTTCTGGATCTCCTTGTTGAAAACGGGGAATAATATCAGTTTCAATAATCTGTTGAATTTTGCGATCGCTCAGGCTTTTCTGCAAACCAGAACCCCTTTCAATTTCAACACGGCGATCTCGTGTTGATATCAAAAACAATACACCATTATTCTTATTTTTTTTGCCAATTCCCCAAGTATTGAATAACTCAGTTGCGAAAGCCTTAGGAGAAGTAGCAGGCTGAGTCTCCAAAACGGTTACTACCGCTATTTCAGTACTATTTTTGGCCTCTAAGTTAGAAATCATTGTGTTCAGTTGTACTTCTGCTTCGGGGCTGAGGATATTTGCCATATCCGTCACCCAACCTCCATATTGCTGTCGGGGATTGGGAATATCCTGTATTTGTAGTGCGTAGCTGACTGGAGGATATAGGATGAGGAACAAGCACAACGTACCGATCCAAAGAATTGGCTTAAGAGATTTAACTAACAATTTTTTTAACTCTTCTGTTGCAACTACTTTAGCTATTAAAGAATACAAATCTAAATAGAAGATTTACTGAAATCTCTGATAAATGAAAAGCAGTAGTTTGCCCGACCTCGTTCCCATGCTCCGCCTGGGAATACCTTCAAGCGAGGCTCCGCCGCCTGTTGTATCTAGAGTATTTATATCAAGGGTCTACCCCGATGAATTGGGTGATGAAGCAGATATAGTATTGTGCTTCCGGTAATAACTCCAAAGACGAGTCCTCCAACAATAGCTCCCGTAATCCAATCTACATTTCGACTTACTATCACGCCTGAGACAATACTAACGGCTGTACCGAGCGGATTAAACACAATCCACCAGTTTGCTTTAGTACTGAGTTCTCTCAACACAAACCATTGAGCTAGAGCCAGTACCACTCCAAATAAAATTGCTCCTAAAAGTACACGCAATATCAGAAATGAAATTTCATTTTGGAATAGAGCCGGAAATTTATCTGTATATTCGATTCTTGCGATCGCTTGCTGTATTAAAGAACCACCTATAGCCCAACCAATCACCCAACCAATAGGTGTTGCCAATAGCCACCAGAAGATTTTAGCAATTCGTTTTCTAAGTCCCCACCATTGGGCTACACCAGTTACAATTCCTCCAACTACAATACCAAAAAAAGCACTTCCAATACCATGAATACTAGTAATAAAACTTATAGCACTACCTATAGAAGTAAATAATATCCATTGCAGCCAAAATACTTTCTCTGTCACTAAGATAACAGTAAAAAATTCTTGTAAATTTCGATTAAAACCGATTCGAGAAGGATGACTTGAGTTAGCTTGGGGTTCATATCTGTTGGGCTTGCTCTCTGTCTTATTTTTTGATTCTTGTTTGTAGAGAACTGGGATTAAGTCTTTTTGAATATTTTCTAATTGTATTTCTACGCAAGCAAACTCGTAAGCATCCTCGAATGAACGCCCTGCTCCTAACGCTCTATAAAAACCGACAGCAAATGTAATTCCAGCTTGGTCTCCAATAGCTTGACTCATGCCAATAACATAAGGAATATGCTCGGCAATAACTCTTGCTTGAGCTTTTGAATAGCAAGCATTCAAAACTACACACTTCACCTGCTTATTGACTAACTTAAACAGATTAGCTAGTGCAACAGTTTGTACGGGTTGAGTTTGTCCTAAAACATTTTCAAAACACAGTTCTCCCGTATTTATACCATGTCCGGAGAAGTGAACAATCTGAGGTTCAGTATCAAAAATTGCTTGAGTAACGTCTCCCGGACGCACAGATTCCCGAGATTCTAAGACAAAATTGTCTCGTTGTTTGGAGAGTTGAAGCTTTTCGCGAATATTACGTAACTCTTGCCCTAACCGGAGTCGAGTAGAGTCACTAGGATCGGCTGCTAGGAATAGAATTTTTACCTTATCCATTAGAGAATTAACACAAAGTTTAATGTCCTTACGTATAGATGCTCCATCACTCACCTTGCAACTACGTTCTTAATCGATGATTTAGTAAGGTAATTATATTAGTATACGCAAAAAGTATGTTTTTGGTTGAGAGCATCCGAATTTGGAAAAAACATACTTGTGATTGAAATCACGCCTATACAGACTAAGTCCGCCTGCGCGGACTTATTTAAAGCCTGCGTAGGCAGGCTTTCTTTGTATAGACCCAGAATTCTATTCTGAGGGTAAATAGCAAATTTGGGATGCTCCCTTTTGGTTTCCGTGTATAAAACCTTTAACAAACCTGCTAAGAATTTTTAAAGGAAGAGGAATGACTTCTGCACTTGTCGTTCTTTCGTCAGAAGGTGATAATTAACGCTGTTAGATGTGGTGCATGGAGAAGGATATTTATGGAGCACAACTTTCAAGAGCTAGCCGAACTTTATAAAAATGCTCTCTTCAACGATGTACTTCCATTTTGGGAAAAATATTCGATTGACCGAGAGTACGGCGGTTATTTTACCTGCATCGATCGCTTTGGAAAAGTTTACGACACCGATAAGTTTATCTGGCTGCAAAACCGTCAGGTATGGACTTTTTCCAAATTGTACAACCAGCTAGAAAAGCGAGAATCCTGGTTGAACATTGCCAGCAATGGTGCTCGTTTTCTTGCTCAACACGGTCGGGATGATGATGGTAACTGGTACTTTGCGCTGACCCGTGAAGGAAATCCTTTAGTTCAGCCTTACAATATCTTTTCTGATTGCTTTGCAGCAATGGCTTTTAGTCAATATGCTCTTGCCTCTGGTGAAGATTGGGCAAAAGATGTGGCTGTGCAAGCTTACAATAATGTTTTACGCCGTAAGGACAACCCCAAGGGTAAGTATAACAAGACATATCCGGGTACGCGATCGCTCAAATCTTTGGCAGTACCCATGATATTAGCTAATCTCACTCTAGAAATGGAATGGTTGCTGCCAAGCGAAACTCTAGAGAACGTGCTTAACTCTACTGTTCGGGAAGTAATAACCGACTTTCTAGACTCACAACGGGGACTTATGTATGAAAATATTGCTCCCGATGGTTCCCATGTAGATTCTTTTGATGGTCGTCTAATTAATCCCGGTCACGGGATAGAAGCGATGTGGTTCATTATGGATATTGCCCATCGGCGCAACGACATAACAGTCATTAACCAAGCTGTGGATGTCGTGCTAAACATCCTTAACTTTGCTTGGGACTCTGAATACGGGGGATTGTATTATTTTATGGATGCAGATGGTCATCCCCCACAACAGTTGGAATGGGATCAAAAACTGTGGTGGGTGCATTTGGAGTCTTTGGTTGCACTGGTTATGGGTTATCGCCTGACGGGACGTGAGACATGTTGGGAGTGGTACCAAAAAATGCACGATTACACCTGGTCGCATTTTGCCGATCCAGAATATGGTGAGTGGTTTGGCTACCTCAACCGTCGAGGAGAAGTCCTGTTAAACCTCAAAGGTGGCAAGTGGAAAGGCTGTTTCCACGTACCCCGTGCTTTATACCTTTGCTGGCAGCAGTTTGAAGCTTTGCTCTGAACTTAGCATGAGTATCGTTTATGGTTATGTTTAATAAAACCAATCTTAAAAAAACTGCTCTAACAGTGGCACTTACCCGAATAAAGTTGTATATTTTGGAAATTATTCTTATAAAGGATAATGAGTAAAAATTTGTACTCGCGCAAGCTGGGGGTATAAGAGGGGCAGTATTTAACAATACTTAAAGATAAATAATTCTGAAGAATGACCACTTACTCAAATTTTTAGGTTACATTTAACCTAATGTTAACCTCTTGGCTGGATTAGGCTATCGGGTATAATGACCAAAACGAAAAGTAGTCGCAAGAGATTAAGTCCTGGGTTGCAAAAATCTGATGACTTAGTCTCTTCTCATCTGAAAGGCGATGAAGTGAAGAAAGATACAGAACAATCTGTTGGACAGTCAACAGAGCAATTGTCTTTAGACGAGTTGCAAATTATCCATGCAACATCAGGGCGTGTTCGAGTCCGTGCTATTGACGGGGGCAATAACTCAAAACTTGACACTATCTGCCAAAGTTTACATCGGCGAGATGGTATCAAGGAAGTTTATGTCAATGAGCGAACGGGCAGTTTGGTCATTAACTTTGATGAGCAGAGGCTGTCTTTGTCCCAAGTAATGGAGTTGCTCCAGTCATTTGGTGTAGAGCAGCCGTCTCACCATGAAAGCAAGACAGACCCTTTTGCTGCTTGGAAATCTCTAGATTTCTGGAAAGAACAGGGAATTTCGTTTATTCCCTTGTTTGCCGGATTAGCGGTCACCAGAAGGTTGGGGATCGTGGGTTTTGCTGCATTTCCTGTATACTTCATTACAGCAAATGCAACCCGTCGTGTCATAAGCTATGTAGAATCACAATTTTCAGCAGCAGAAAAAAGCCCATCTTCAAAAGATGGAGATAATACTGCAGTAAAACTCAATAAACTCGACCAATCGTTGTTATCAGAAGTGGAGCAAACATCTACAAACAGAGCAGCCCAGTCTGCAAAAATTACTTACAATGTCGTTCATGCCATTCCGGGACGCATCAGGTTTAATGTACCCCGCGTTGCTCGCGATCGCGCCTATGCTAAGCGACTTGAGAGATTGCTGAAGACAGACTCTTACGTGACGACTGTGCGAGTGAGTTGCGATGCGGCTTCGGTTGCTATTGGCTACGGAAATAGTCAAATACCAGTTTCTTACTGGGCGAATTTGATGCAGTTGGCTGATGAGACAATCCCGCAAACAGCTCCTGTAAAGACTCCAATTGAGCAACAACTTCCAGAACCACAGCAGCAGTCTACCCAATCGACACTATCCATAAGGACAAACGAGGAAGGAGTTTTGGAAGTCGTCGGTCTGTGGTCTGATTATAAAACTCCAGCTCTATCTGCAGCGCTATCCTTCATGGCTAACTTTCCATTAGATATGGTTTCATAAGAGTTTTGGAACGAATCATATTAAAGTGTTTGGTTAGTTAGAACTGTGGCTAGCAGGAACCAATTCTTAGAGCCTGGAAAAGAAGCGAAAATTTTGCAAAAATTCTATACTGACGGTACCGGAAGGGGAAGAAATATCTTCCTCCTATGAGTGTCCCGTTGAGTAGGCTCTAGAAAATCAAAAAGTTGAACGTCTTTATTTTTTTATGCGAGCGAAGAAATGGCAGAACTTAGTGTGCAAATACCAACCTCCAGATTTCATCTTGCTGAAGTAGCGCTACCTGAAAGAAATGGGAAAGCTGCTTTAAAAGAGAAAAATGGACACGCACCAACTCAGATTTCCAAAGTCCAGCACAATGTGGTGCATGCAGTTCCGGGACGGTTGAGGTTGCGAGTACCTCGCCTCCGTTATGATAAGGATTACGCACAGCGCCTCCAATCCTTGTTAGAAGCTGACGCCCTGTTTTCAAGTGTACGTATTAAGCCTACAGCGTCTTCACTAGCAGTAACTTATAAAATTGGTAAAGCCACGGAAGGCAAAATCCGATCGCATCTAAGTTATTTGCTTCAAGCAGCGAGTGACGTTATTGTTCTCAAGCCTTCCACTTTAAAAAAAGCTGCTGAAAGCGAGACAGAAAAACCTTGGCCTGGGATGCAACTCTCAGCTTTGACAACAGTTTTAGCCGTGCTAGCAGGACCTTTTGGGCTACCGATTCCACCCCTGATGATAGCAGCGACTATAGCAGTTACGACATTGCCTGTAGTCCAACGAGCTTGGGAAGGAATTACGGTAGAAAAGAAATTCAATATTGACTTTCTGGATTTTATGGCGATCGCCATCACAACGCTTCAAGGTCAATTTCTGACACCTGCACTCATGCTGGGGTTGATTGAAATTGGCGAGAATATACGCGATCGCACGGCTCGCTCGTCTGCCCAACAAACCTTAGATCTGTTAAGTTCCCTCGGACAGTTCGCCTGGATAGAACGTGATGGAGAGAAAGTCCAAATCCCCATCCAAGACGTGCAAAAAGGGGATACGGTAATCGTTTATCCCGGCGAACAAGTACCTGTTGATGGTACCATCGTGCGTGGAAAAGCATTACTAGACGAGCAAAAACTGACTGGAGAATCCATGCCAGTCTTAAAGAAGAAAGGACAAACCGTCTATGCTTCAACCCTAGTGAGGGAGGGACGAGTTTATATCCTGACAGAGCGGGTCGGTAACGACACTTGTGCTGGACAGAGCATTCAATTAATGCAACAAGCACCCGTTCACGATACCCGAATGGAAAACTACGCTGCAAAAATTGCCCAGAAAGCTGTATTGCCAACTTTACTACTGGGTGGGATTGTGTTTGCCACAACTCGCAACCCAGCAAGAGCCGCCAGCGTCTTAACCCTTGACTTTGCAACTGGAATCAGGGTATCGGTACCAACCACTGTTTTAGCAGCATTAACTTATGCAGCACGACGGGGCGTTCTCATTCGCAGCGGAAGGGCATTGGAAAAACTTGCAGAGATAGATACTGTTGTTTTTGATAAGACAGGCACTTTGACCAGAGGTGAAGCTACTGTCGTTCATGTAGAAAGTCTCAACCCAAATACTTCACCAACACGAGTACTGCAACTAGCAGCTGCAGCCGAACAACGTCTGACCCATCCAGTAGCAGAAGCGATCGTGCGCTATGCAGAAGAACAGAAAATCGAAATTCCTGCCCGTGGCAAGTGGGACTATCAACTTGGTTTGGGTGTACGGGCAGAGATTGATGGAGAAACCGTTTATGTTGGTAGCGAGCGCCTTCTAGAACAAGTTGGCATTGCAATGGAACAGCTTGACGGCAACGAAAAGAAAGCAACCTCAACAATTTATGTAGCAAGCAACGGTCAACTGCAAGGTATAATAAAATATAGTGACGTACTCCGTTCAGAAAGTCGGGAAGTTATTGCAAAACTGTTAACAGTCGAAGGTGTGGAGGTCCACATGCTAACTGGAGATAACAGGCAGACCGCTAGCGTTGTTGCTGCTGAACTTGGTATTGCCCCAACCCATACCCATGCAGAAGCTTTTCCCGAGCAGAAAGCAACAGTTGTCCGCGAACTACACGAACAAGGGAAAACAGTTGCGTTTGTTGGCGATGGTATCAATGATTCGCCCGCTTTAGCATACGCTGATGTTTCTGTTTCTTTTGCCAATGGCTCTGACATTGCCCGTGAAACAGCAGATGTAGTACTGATGCAGAATGACCTGCACGGTTTGCTAGAGGGAATTGAGATTGCTCGTAAAGCCAAGCAGCTCATTCAGCAAAATACAGCTATGATTGCTGTTCCCAATTTAGCCGCCTTAGTCGTGGCAGTTTTATTTGGTCTTAACCCCCTAGCAGCAACGATGGTGAACAACGGTTCGACAGTTGTTGCAGGAGTTAACGGTTTGCGTCCAATTTTGAGAAGTCGCGACCGCAAAACTCTCCCCGCAGCTAGATGAGATGGTTGTGGTAACAAGAGTACCTTAGTGTGTTTTACTAATTCCTGGAGGAAATAATCATGGCACCAAAAATTACTGATTTTGTTGAAGACGCAGGCGCACCCGGAATCATCGCCGGTATTGGTGCAGTCCTTCTTGCACCTGTCGTTATTCCTGTCGTTGCTGGAATTGGTAAGCCAATAGCCAAGTCTATTATTAAGAGTGGACTTGTTCTTTTTGAAAAAAGCAAAGGCGCTGTTGCAGAACTCGGCGAAAGCTGGGAAGACATGGTTGCTGAAGCAAGAGCAGAACTAGCTGAAGGCAGACAATTGCCAGCAGTTGATGTTGCAGGAACATCAGTTGATAATTCTGATAACGGTTTGTAAGTACCCCATCCCCAACTCTACTCGGTTGAGGGAGAAGGAAACCAGAGCGCTGACCTTTATACCCTCATTCCCATCTCGCCATCGCCACTTGGGAATGTTTTCACCCTTACCCCCTCGTTCCCAGGCTCCGCCTGGGAATGTCTTAGTCAAGGCTCCGCCTCCCCCAATTTTTTGCCTGTTAATTTGCTTGTTAAAAAGCCCTCCATGTATTGGGAAAAAAGAAATTGAATAACAACGGTTACACTCATCTAACTGAAATGCCAAAAATAATCCAAGAAGAATGTAGGAAAAAATCTACATCTCAACCCATATATACAAAAGTTGTCAGTTCTACTCCAGGGCGATTGCGTTTGAGAGTAGCCTCTCGCTACCGTCAATCGGGAGATATAGAGCGCATTGCAAACGCCTTACAAGCTCAACCAAATATTAATCAAGTCAGAACTAATATTCAAAATGGCAGTATCGTTATACAGCACGATACACAAGATGACAGCTTTGAAAATGTTCTCGCAACTTTAAAAGATTTAGGCATTATATTTGGTGATATAGCAGTAGGAAAATCTGAGGCTGCAGCAGGGGTATCTGATGCTGTGGTGGACTTGAATAAGCGGGTGAGAAAAGCAACAAATAACTCTGTTGATTTGCGATTCCTTTTTCCTTTAGGTTTGGGCATTCTTTCCATTCGGAAATTACTTGTGAGCGGGCTACAGTTCGAGATTATTCCCTGGTATGTATTGGCATGGTACGCCTTTGATAGCTTTATTAAACTCCACGGGATGACCCAGCACTCAACAAACGAGTCAGAAAATTAAGATAATTTTCCTGAGAAGTAGACAAAAATGGCTAATGGCTAATGGCTAATGGCTAACTACCAGTGGAACAATAGTATCGTTCTCCTAATTTCCATAGCTTCAAAGAAACGATCAGAAAAAGAATACCTGCTAGTGGCGAGACGTAACAAAACCATAAAGGTATTAAAAAAGCACGTTCTTTTTCCAGCACTGCTACCAAAGGAAAATAGCTGACACAACCAAAGGGTATCAAGAAAGTAAAGAATCGCTGAAACCACTTGCCATAAATTGAAAGAGGATACTGAGCAGTTTCCACTCCTCCATAAGTGAGGATATTCATAATTTCAAGAGACTCAATAGTCCAAAAGGTAAGCGTTGCTTGTATGATAACAATGCCAACAAAGAGTGCAACACTGCCAATAAATGAAGAGCCTAAAAGCCACAATGTTTTCACAGTAAAAGGAATATGGAGAGTTGAAAGCGACCACCCCATGACTACCAATCCTTGAGAAAATCGTCCTATTCGTTTCAAGGTAAATTCCATTCCTAAAAGTTGAAGTACGGTTGTGCGCGGACGCAGAAGCAAACGGTCGAAGTCACCGTTTTTAATGATTTTTGTGAAGGAATCAAATCCCCGTCCGAGAGCATCAGCACAGGCAAAAGAAATATTAATCGTGCCATAAAATAAAGCAATTTCGGCAAGAGTCCACGTACCAATACTGTTAAAACGAGTAAAAAGCGCCCATATTCCCAAAAATTCAATAACAGTTCCTAAAAATTGCCCTAAGACTTGAAGCCAGAAGGAAACTTTATACTGCATTTGCGACTTAAAAGATACAGAGATATATCGAAGGTAAAGTAAAAAATTATTCACCATTCACCCACCTTGAATAACAAGCTTTTTTACACCATAGTTCACTAAAAAACGTCCAAAGATAATAATAACAACTATCCAAAAAAATTGATGAAGCAATACATTAAACAATTCGTTTGGTGGGAGATTACCAGTAAAAAGACGAAAAGGTTTATCTAGAAGCCCTGAGAAGGGAAGGAAATTTAAAAACGGTTTGAGCCATTCAGGGAAAAGTGGCAGGGGAATAATCATTCCAGAAAAAATAGAAATCAGAGTGGGAAGTACACTATTGATTCCCTCACCAGAAATTGTCCACATCATTGAAACAGTTAGAAGCATTGTTATTGCAGATGAAAGCAGAATTGCACCAATAAAGGAGAGAAAAAAAGCAACTCCTGCAGCAAAGGAGGATGGCAAAAAAAGCGATCGCTCCGAAAACCCTAAAATGGGAAAAAGCAATATTGTGATACTAAGAAGTGGAATACCACGAAGTATCAGGGGTGCTGTACGAAGTGCTAAAGCGCGAGCCAACCAATAGTTATAAAGGTCAGTGGGTCGAAGAAGATCGTACCCCACCCCACCAGAACGGATGAGTTCTTGAATTTCTCTATCACCTCCCCAAGGGACGATCGCTATCAAAAACGCTTGTCCGAGCCACACGTATCCTGTAGCCTCGCGGAGAGTCATAGGTTGAGCGGAGATTGCATGAGTGAAAAATGCCTCAAGAACCATAACTTTTACAAAACCCCAAAAA
It encodes the following:
- a CDS encoding TPM domain-containing protein, with product MYSLIAKVVATEELKKLLVKSLKPILWIGTLCLFLILYPPVSYALQIQDIPNPRQQYGGWVTDMANILSPEAEVQLNTMISNLEAKNSTEIAVVTVLETQPATSPKAFATELFNTWGIGKKNKNNGVLFLISTRDRRVEIERGSGLQKSLSDRKIQQIIETDIIPRFQQGDPEAGILKGTENLVTTLAEISHTNLSHPQSNSHQNNLPAVPGYIWIVGSLGWVGFIGFGGRLFLLSRHPRILGVKPPDGRSRFSAIEHSQSQSLSQPSEVPSLGQWLLVISFVNLIFALFYSLGWQIVKEHQAGRLDSAIVLGEAIWLCLLYFLPYRQAKIFSLFFTIVTAVVFFPFPLVCGAMALASISGAICINIFRDRKEIGSSLWVLTGMTVLAIVMFFSLGAIDASLENASLLPTASVPFALQLFAVQNARAFWGIIPIIQQLGKRFSFRPTYQCDRCHKLMKPIPKNKLSTYLTPAEQVAAKLGSVTFEGWLCSKCQPHLSPPGIYLQSYIQDQHSSFAFKNSFDNCSNCQELTVVRSSSKVLQEPTWTQAGKCGVRQECHCCGYTNDIQETIPPLELPKNALLILPQGRSHGVAEQKHCPVHCANCRNPMTAIRGKQLRPYLILGDLVRSKSGSPATSQSHKTERIGWYCATCYPELTETTIHIRTYTSSTGSRAKSSRSAVESDVSVADSEESWSTDFGDSYSSSESSSSWSSESSSSWGSDSGGSYSSGSDFGGGMSDGGGGGGSW
- a CDS encoding CHAT domain-containing protein, with the translated sequence MDKVKILFLAADPSDSTRLRLGQELRNIREKLQLSKQRDNFVLESRESVRPGDVTQAIFDTEPQIVHFSGHGINTGELCFENVLGQTQPVQTVALANLFKLVNKQVKCVVLNACYSKAQARVIAEHIPYVIGMSQAIGDQAGITFAVGFYRALGAGRSFEDAYEFACVEIQLENIQKDLIPVLYKQESKNKTESKPNRYEPQANSSHPSRIGFNRNLQEFFTVILVTEKVFWLQWILFTSIGSAISFITSIHGIGSAFFGIVVGGIVTGVAQWWGLRKRIAKIFWWLLATPIGWVIGWAIGGSLIQQAIARIEYTDKFPALFQNEISFLILRVLLGAILFGVVLALAQWFVLRELSTKANWWIVFNPLGTAVSIVSGVIVSRNVDWITGAIVGGLVFGVITGSTILYLLHHPIHRGRPLI
- a CDS encoding AGE family epimerase/isomerase, which codes for MEHNFQELAELYKNALFNDVLPFWEKYSIDREYGGYFTCIDRFGKVYDTDKFIWLQNRQVWTFSKLYNQLEKRESWLNIASNGARFLAQHGRDDDGNWYFALTREGNPLVQPYNIFSDCFAAMAFSQYALASGEDWAKDVAVQAYNNVLRRKDNPKGKYNKTYPGTRSLKSLAVPMILANLTLEMEWLLPSETLENVLNSTVREVITDFLDSQRGLMYENIAPDGSHVDSFDGRLINPGHGIEAMWFIMDIAHRRNDITVINQAVDVVLNILNFAWDSEYGGLYYFMDADGHPPQQLEWDQKLWWVHLESLVALVMGYRLTGRETCWEWYQKMHDYTWSHFADPEYGEWFGYLNRRGEVLLNLKGGKWKGCFHVPRALYLCWQQFEALL
- a CDS encoding HMA2 domain-containing protein; translated protein: MTKTKSSRKRLSPGLQKSDDLVSSHLKGDEVKKDTEQSVGQSTEQLSLDELQIIHATSGRVRVRAIDGGNNSKLDTICQSLHRRDGIKEVYVNERTGSLVINFDEQRLSLSQVMELLQSFGVEQPSHHESKTDPFAAWKSLDFWKEQGISFIPLFAGLAVTRRLGIVGFAAFPVYFITANATRRVISYVESQFSAAEKSPSSKDGDNTAVKLNKLDQSLLSEVEQTSTNRAAQSAKITYNVVHAIPGRIRFNVPRVARDRAYAKRLERLLKTDSYVTTVRVSCDAASVAIGYGNSQIPVSYWANLMQLADETIPQTAPVKTPIEQQLPEPQQQSTQSTLSIRTNEEGVLEVVGLWSDYKTPALSAALSFMANFPLDMVS
- a CDS encoding heavy metal translocating P-type ATPase is translated as MAELSVQIPTSRFHLAEVALPERNGKAALKEKNGHAPTQISKVQHNVVHAVPGRLRLRVPRLRYDKDYAQRLQSLLEADALFSSVRIKPTASSLAVTYKIGKATEGKIRSHLSYLLQAASDVIVLKPSTLKKAAESETEKPWPGMQLSALTTVLAVLAGPFGLPIPPLMIAATIAVTTLPVVQRAWEGITVEKKFNIDFLDFMAIAITTLQGQFLTPALMLGLIEIGENIRDRTARSSAQQTLDLLSSLGQFAWIERDGEKVQIPIQDVQKGDTVIVYPGEQVPVDGTIVRGKALLDEQKLTGESMPVLKKKGQTVYASTLVREGRVYILTERVGNDTCAGQSIQLMQQAPVHDTRMENYAAKIAQKAVLPTLLLGGIVFATTRNPARAASVLTLDFATGIRVSVPTTVLAALTYAARRGVLIRSGRALEKLAEIDTVVFDKTGTLTRGEATVVHVESLNPNTSPTRVLQLAAAAEQRLTHPVAEAIVRYAEEQKIEIPARGKWDYQLGLGVRAEIDGETVYVGSERLLEQVGIAMEQLDGNEKKATSTIYVASNGQLQGIIKYSDVLRSESREVIAKLLTVEGVEVHMLTGDNRQTASVVAAELGIAPTHTHAEAFPEQKATVVRELHEQGKTVAFVGDGINDSPALAYADVSVSFANGSDIARETADVVLMQNDLHGLLEGIEIARKAKQLIQQNTAMIAVPNLAALVVAVLFGLNPLAATMVNNGSTVVAGVNGLRPILRSRDRKTLPAAR
- a CDS encoding DUF5132 domain-containing protein, yielding MAPKITDFVEDAGAPGIIAGIGAVLLAPVVIPVVAGIGKPIAKSIIKSGLVLFEKSKGAVAELGESWEDMVAEARAELAEGRQLPAVDVAGTSVDNSDNGL
- a CDS encoding HMA2 domain-containing protein, which produces MPKIIQEECRKKSTSQPIYTKVVSSTPGRLRLRVASRYRQSGDIERIANALQAQPNINQVRTNIQNGSIVIQHDTQDDSFENVLATLKDLGIIFGDIAVGKSEAAAGVSDAVVDLNKRVRKATNNSVDLRFLFPLGLGILSIRKLLVSGLQFEIIPWYVLAWYAFDSFIKLHGMTQHSTNESEN
- a CDS encoding ABC transporter permease: MQYKVSFWLQVLGQFLGTVIEFLGIWALFTRFNSIGTWTLAEIALFYGTINISFACADALGRGFDSFTKIIKNGDFDRLLLRPRTTVLQLLGMEFTLKRIGRFSQGLVVMGWSLSTLHIPFTVKTLWLLGSSFIGSVALFVGIVIIQATLTFWTIESLEIMNILTYGGVETAQYPLSIYGKWFQRFFTFLIPFGCVSYFPLVAVLEKERAFLIPLWFCYVSPLAGILFLIVSLKLWKLGERYYCSTGS
- a CDS encoding ABC transporter permease encodes the protein MKAYWSLFVARFALLLQYRTAALAGVGTQLFWGFVKVMVLEAFFTHAISAQPMTLREATGYVWLGQAFLIAIVPWGGDREIQELIRSGGVGYDLLRPTDLYNYWLARALALRTAPLILRGIPLLSITILLFPILGFSERSLFLPSSFAAGVAFFLSFIGAILLSSAITMLLTVSMMWTISGEGINSVLPTLISIFSGMIIPLPLFPEWLKPFLNFLPFSGLLDKPFRLFTGNLPPNELFNVLLHQFFWIVVIIIFGRFLVNYGVKKLVIQGG